One Halorientalis litorea DNA segment encodes these proteins:
- a CDS encoding acyl-CoA dehydrogenase produces the protein MDLSPTPEQKQIQEMVAEFVDEEVKPRAAEIDKEDEFPWDLVDELAELDLMGMPFPEEYGGAGLDYHAYPMALEEISRGSGGLGTIVAAHISLAGNMVYEFGDEDQKEEYLTPLAQGHDIGAFALSEPGAGSDVPAMETTAEKDGDEYVVDGNKLWISNGSVADTVTLFAKTDPDAGNKGISSFIVRPEEDDGFIVEGTEDKLGDKGCPTAELRFDGMRIPESRRLGEEGDGFVHALKTLNGGRITIAARSVGIAQAALDEAANYAGDREQFGQPIGDFQAIQHKLADMDTKTRAARLLMHDAADKKIRGESFIKEAAQAKLYASEVSREVANEGIQIHGGYGYTKDFPMERFYRDAKLNEIYEGTSEVLRNTIGQQLLE, from the coding sequence CCGTGGGACCTCGTGGACGAACTCGCGGAACTGGACCTGATGGGGATGCCATTCCCCGAGGAGTACGGCGGTGCAGGATTGGACTACCACGCCTACCCGATGGCACTGGAGGAGATTTCACGCGGGTCGGGCGGACTGGGCACCATCGTCGCCGCTCACATCTCACTGGCGGGCAACATGGTCTACGAGTTCGGCGACGAGGACCAGAAAGAGGAGTACCTCACGCCGCTGGCACAGGGCCACGACATCGGTGCGTTCGCGCTCTCGGAACCCGGTGCCGGGTCCGACGTGCCCGCGATGGAGACGACGGCCGAGAAGGACGGCGACGAGTACGTCGTCGACGGGAACAAACTCTGGATTTCTAACGGGAGCGTCGCCGACACCGTGACCCTGTTCGCGAAGACCGACCCCGACGCCGGAAACAAGGGCATCTCTTCGTTCATCGTCCGCCCCGAGGAAGACGACGGCTTCATCGTCGAGGGGACGGAGGACAAACTCGGCGACAAGGGCTGCCCGACCGCCGAACTCCGCTTCGACGGGATGCGCATCCCCGAGAGCCGCCGCCTCGGCGAGGAGGGCGACGGGTTCGTCCACGCGCTGAAGACGCTCAACGGCGGCCGCATCACCATCGCCGCCCGCTCCGTCGGCATCGCACAGGCCGCACTCGACGAGGCGGCGAACTACGCCGGTGACCGCGAGCAGTTCGGCCAGCCCATCGGCGACTTTCAGGCCATCCAGCACAAACTCGCGGACATGGACACGAAGACCCGGGCGGCCCGCCTGCTGATGCACGACGCCGCCGACAAGAAGATTCGCGGTGAGAGCTTCATCAAGGAGGCCGCACAGGCCAAACTCTACGCCTCGGAAGTCTCGCGGGAAGTCGCCAACGAGGGCATCCAGATTCACGGCGGCTACGGCTACACCAAGGACTTCCCGATGGAGCGGTTCTACCGCGACGCCAAACTCAACGAGATATACGAGGGCACGAGCGAAGTCCTCCGCAACACCATCGGCCAGCAGTTGCTCGAGTGA